Below is a genomic region from Myxococcota bacterium.
TCGGGGTTCGCGAACAGCGCGTAGAGCTGGAAGACGGTCGAGCCGTCGGGCTCCTTCGGCTCGTCGACGCCCTTGGAATCGGTCACGATGCCCATGACCTGTTTCTTGAGCTGCTTGTCGGGCGCGAACATCTCGATGCCGTTCCCGGCGGTCTTGCTCATCTTGCGGCCGTCGGTGCCGGGAATGACCGCGGTCTCTTCCAGGATGTACGGCTCGGGCAGCTTGAACACCTCGCGGTAGGTCAGGTTGAACTTCACCGCGACGTCGCGAGTCACTTCCAGGTGCTGCTTCTGGTCCTGGCCCACCGGCACCAGGTCGGCGCGCCAGATCAGGATGTCGGCGGCCTGCAGCACCGGGTAGGCGAACAGGCCGTGATCGGGCTTCAGCCCCTGCTCGAGCTTCTCCTTGTACGAGACACAGCGCTGCAAGAGTCCCATGGGAGTCACCGTGGTCAGGATCCAGGCCAGCTCGGTGACTTCCGGGAAGTCGCTCTGGCGGTAGAGCACCGAGCGCTTCGGGTCCACGCCCATGGCCAGGAAGTCGAGCGCCGCGGCCTGAGTCAGCTCGCGCCGGCGCTTGGCGTCGTGGATGCTGGTGAGCGAGTGCAGGTCGGCCATGAAGTAGGCCGCCCGGTTCCCGTCCTGCAGGTCGATGAACTGGCGCAGTGCGCCGAAGTAGTTGCCCAGGTGCAGCACGCCCGAAGGCTGGATGCCCGCGAGCACCTGCTGCCCGCGGATGCGCGGGCGCTCCTGCAACGCTCTTGCGCCCAACTAGACCGCCTGCAGCCAGCGCTTCGAGAAGGTCGGGTCCTCGTCGGCGACCAGCGCCTTGAAGCGCGACGAGAGCTTCGCGCTCACCGGCCCCGGCACGGGCTTGGGCAGCTCGAGTGAGTCGATCTGCGCGATCGGCCACACGTTGGTCGTGGTGCCGGTCAGGAACGCCTCGCGCGCGCGGCCCAGGAGCTCGCGCGGCATGCGGCCCTCCTTCACGTCGTAGCCGAGGTCGCGCGCGAGCTCGATCGTGAGTCGCCGTGTGATGCCGTCGAGCACCGAGTCGAGCCCGCCCGTGTGGAGCGCGCCATCCACCACCAGGAAGAAGCTCTGCGTCGACGACTCGGTGAGTGAGCCGGCGCCGTCGAGGAAGAGCACGTCGTGGAAGCCCGCCGCGCGCGCGCGCTGCTTGGCGAACGCCGCGTGCGTGTAACCGGCGGCGATCTTCACCTGGGGCGACAGCACGCTCGCGGGCATCTTGACCGAGGTCGCGATCTGCAGCTTCGCCGGGCCGCCCGCATTGGCGCGCTTGCCGCCGGCAATCACGTCGCCGATCGAGAACGCGGCGAGCGCGACGTCGGGCTTGGGGTCGACCGGCAGCACGTCGAGTGACACGCCCGGGTAGTAGGCGCTGACCTTCACCAGCTCCGAGCCCGGGTTGGCGCGCACCAGCTCGGCGATGCCCGCGCGCAGCTCGCGCACGCCGTAGGGCGGCGCCATGCCGGCCAGCTGCATCGACTGCACGAAGCGCTCGACGTGCTCGTCCAGCCCCAGGATCGCGGGCCCGCGCTTCACCCAGTAGATGGGCATCACGTCGAACACCAGCGTCCCGCGTTGGATCGACTGGGACAGCACGTGCACGGTCGCCTCGGCCCAGGGCACGAGCCGGCCGTTCACCCAAATCCTGCGCTCCGACAATGACATGGCGCGCAGTCTAGCCCGTCTTCCCGAGCCCGCGCGATCGGCTAGTTTTCCCTCGCGGTGGGGGAGACCGGCGGGCCAGGAGCCCGGGCATGAAGGCGCCCGGGGTGATCGTGAACGCGCACGCCAGGCGCGCGCGCGTGGAGCGCAGCCTGGGCGAGCGCCTGGGCCGGCTCCTGCCCCCCGAGTACCTGTGCTTCACCGAGACCCAAGACGAGCTCGACCGGGCGCTCGCGCGCTTGCGCGACCTGGGGGTCGAAAAGCTCGTGCTGGTCGGCGGCGACGGCACGGTGGGCGGCACGCTGACTCCTCTCCTGCGCATCTGGAATGGCACGCCGCTTCCGGCAGTCACACTGACCCCCGGCGGAACGGTCAACACGATCGCCCAGAGCCTCGAAGCGAGGCTCAGTCCCGAAGCCACGCTGATGCGCCTGCTCGACGGCGCGAAGCCCGTGCTCGAGGTGACTCGCCCGCTCGTCCGGATCGAGCCCGAGGAGGGCCCCGCGCGCGCCGGCTTGATCTTCGTGAACGGCGTCGCCGCGCGCTGGCTCGAGCAGTACTACGAAGGCGACGAGCTCGGCCCGCGCGCCGCCGCGTCGCTGGTGGGCCGCATCGCGCGCTCGGCGCTCACGGGCACGCGCCTGGCGCGCGAGCTGTTCGAGGCGCGCCGCGTGGCGATCGTGGTCGACGGCGAGCACCTCGAAGTCGAGCGCTTCACCGTCATGGGCGCCGCGAGCGTGCGCGACATCGGCCTCGGCTTCCGCCCCTTCCGCACGGCCGGCAGCGACCCCGAGCGCATCCACTTCCTGTACACCGACGCCGGGGCGTTCCGCGTGTGTCTCGAGCTGCCGGCACAGAGGCTCGGCATTCCCACGCCCGCGAGCTGTCTCGCGCACTACGCCGCGAAGGCCGTCGAGCTGCGCTTCGCAGCCCCCGAGCCCTGGAGCGTGGATGCCGACCTGTATGCGCCGACGCTGGCGCTCCGCGTCTCGGCTGGCCCGGCGGTCCGTTTCGTTTCTTACTGACTCCTTGCCGGCCTGGGAGTAGGATGTCTCTCCGAGAGGAGAGACGAACATGCGGTCACTCGCCACCCTTCTTCTGGCTACCAGCTGTGCGCTCGCGCTCGAGGCTCGGGCTGACTGGTTCGAGCTCAACCTGAAAGTCACCTGCTTCGAAGCCAGCTCCAGCCGTTATCTGATCACCAAGGAGGAGTTGAGCGGCCCCCTGCTCATCGGCCACATCCTGGGCGTCGGGGGCGACATCGCCAAGACCGACGACATCACGATCGATCCCCTGGACGGCAGCGTCTACGTGGTTCGAAGCTGCGACGGGGGCACGATCAAGTCGCTGCAGGCGAGCCGGTTGTGTGACACAGAGGTCCAGCCCGAGGCCGACCCGGCGAAGTACGCGACCTCGTGCTCCGGCGTGCTCGGCGGCTGGGAGGGCACGACGCTCGATGGAGAGCTGGTGTGCTCGATGCAGGGCAAGACCAAGTCCGGCGACGTGTCGTCGGCCAAGGGAAGCTGCATCGGCTCGTTCCTGTCGAGCACGAACGGAAACTGTCAGATGCAGGGCAAGATCGGGAAGCGCTTCGTGCCCAAGGGCAATTGCCCGACCTGAGTCAGCGCCGGTCGCCCGCCGGCCCTGAGCCCCACGTCGGCGGCGATCTACACCGGCTCGCAGCTCGCGATCGCGCGCACGAGCGCGTCCACCGCCGCGGGCCAGGTGTAGTGCGCGCGGATCAGCGCGCGCCCCGCGCTGCCCAGCGCGCGGCGCCGCTCGGGACTCTCGAGCAGCTCGCACACACGAGCCGCGAACTCCGGCGCGCTGCTCGCCACGAGCGCATCTCGGCCGGGCACCAGGTCGTCGAAGCCCTCGCAAGTGACTGGACTCACCACCATGGCCTTCTCCATCGCGAGACCGGCCTGGAGCTTGTTCTTCATGCCCGCGCCGAAGCGCAGCGGAGACACCACCACCGCCGCGCGCTTCAGATAGGGGCGCACGTCGTCGACGAACCCGGTGACCACGACGCGCTCGCCGTCGTTCAGGTCGGCGATCGCGCCGCCGGGGTCGGGGCCGATCAGCCAGGCCTTCAGGTCAGGGTGAGTGCGCCGCACGATCGGCAGGATCTCCCGGGCGAGAAAGCGGGCGGCGTCGGCGTTGGGGGGAAACGTCATGGCGCCCACGAAGACGAGCTCATTCGACGACTCCGCGACCGCGGCGAACGGCTCCGGGGCGAAGTAGGCGGCGTCTCCGCCGTCGATCACGCGGTGCAGCCGCGCATTCACACCCGCGTGATTCGCGGCGAGATGTGCCAGGTCGGCGCTCGAGTTCGTGATCGCCGCCCCCACGCGCCGTAGCGCCCGGTCGAGGTAGCTGCG
It encodes:
- a CDS encoding diacylglycerol kinase family protein; this translates as MKAPGVIVNAHARRARVERSLGERLGRLLPPEYLCFTETQDELDRALARLRDLGVEKLVLVGGDGTVGGTLTPLLRIWNGTPLPAVTLTPGGTVNTIAQSLEARLSPEATLMRLLDGAKPVLEVTRPLVRIEPEEGPARAGLIFVNGVAARWLEQYYEGDELGPRAAASLVGRIARSALTGTRLARELFEARRVAIVVDGEHLEVERFTVMGAASVRDIGLGFRPFRTAGSDPERIHFLYTDAGAFRVCLELPAQRLGIPTPASCLAHYAAKAVELRFAAPEPWSVDADLYAPTLALRVSAGPAVRFVSY
- the trpS gene encoding tryptophan--tRNA ligase; protein product: MQERPRIRGQQVLAGIQPSGVLHLGNYFGALRQFIDLQDGNRAAYFMADLHSLTSIHDAKRRRELTQAAALDFLAMGVDPKRSVLYRQSDFPEVTELAWILTTVTPMGLLQRCVSYKEKLEQGLKPDHGLFAYPVLQAADILIWRADLVPVGQDQKQHLEVTRDVAVKFNLTYREVFKLPEPYILEETAVIPGTDGRKMSKTAGNGIEMFAPDKQLKKQVMGIVTDSKGVDEPKEPDGSTVFQLYALFANPEERAAMAQAFRQGGLGYGDAKKALLDKVMAHFGPARARRRELESRPDTVEDILRDGAARARAATAELMDEVRSAAGLGPPR
- a CDS encoding aminotransferase class IV, which encodes MSLSERRIWVNGRLVPWAEATVHVLSQSIQRGTLVFDVMPIYWVKRGPAILGLDEHVERFVQSMQLAGMAPPYGVRELRAGIAELVRANPGSELVKVSAYYPGVSLDVLPVDPKPDVALAAFSIGDVIAGGKRANAGGPAKLQIATSVKMPASVLSPQVKIAAGYTHAAFAKQRARAAGFHDVLFLDGAGSLTESSTQSFFLVVDGALHTGGLDSVLDGITRRLTIELARDLGYDVKEGRMPRELLGRAREAFLTGTTTNVWPIAQIDSLELPKPVPGPVSAKLSSRFKALVADEDPTFSKRWLQAV
- a CDS encoding glycosyltransferase family 4 protein, with amino-acid sequence MAKLAHDFPTVVAVVPEPFPIPPAAGTPRPWHLLGGLRERGAKLCLLGVVADDDRNWDAFVAQESLRTLFGEVRTVRRESRSSLFAALRTRVEGRPALDRRHKNPTALAAAQAAARSLVAGHRPAVFYCWTLNALQWVPEEWWPAVALDLVDSPSMTVERRLKSDSGLSALRRAVLRIELPALRSYLDRALRRVGAAITNSSADLAHLAANHAGVNARLHRVIDGGDAAYFAPEPFAAVAESSNELVFVGAMTFPPNADAARFLAREILPIVRRTHPDLKAWLIGPDPGGAIADLNDGERVVVTGFVDDVRPYLKRAAVVVSPLRFGAGMKNKLQAGLAMEKAMVVSPVTCEGFDDLVPGRDALVASSAPEFAARVCELLESPERRRALGSAGRALIRAHYTWPAAVDALVRAIASCEPV